In Acipenser ruthenus chromosome 15, fAciRut3.2 maternal haplotype, whole genome shotgun sequence, a genomic segment contains:
- the LOC117422480 gene encoding sec1 family domain-containing protein 1 isoform X1 produces the protein MAASVREKQAAALKRMLNFNVPPVKNSASEPVWKVLIYDRFGQDIISPLLAVKELRDMGITLHLLLHSDRDPIPDVPAIYFVMPTEENIDRICQDLRNQLYESYYLNFISAISRSKLEDIASAALGANAVNQVTKVFDQYLNFITLEDDMFVLCNQNKELVSYHAINRSDIMDTDMEIIMDTIVDSLFCFFVTLGAVPIIRCPRGNAAEMVAVKLDKKLRENLRDARNSLFTGDTIGAGQFSFQRPLLVLVDRNLDLATPLHHTWTYQALVHDVLDFHLNRVDMEVSTGHENSPAGARPKKKNKKSYDLTAADKFWQKHKGSPFPEVAESVQQELDTYRAQEDEVKHLKSIMGLEGEDEGAISMLSDNTAKLTSAVSSLPELLEKKRLIDLHTNVATAVLEHIKTRKLDVYFECEEKLMSKSTLDKSLLDMISDPDAGTPEDKMRLFLIYYISSLQPPSEFDLEQYKKALTDAGCNLSPLNYIKQWRAFAKMAAGPTNYGNSGTKTMGLFSRVMNSGSQFVMEGVKNLVLKQQNLPVTRTLDSLMDMKSNPETDDYRYFDPKMLRGSESSVPRNKNPFQEAIVFVVGGGNYIEYQNLVDYTKAKPGKHVLYGCSELFNASQFLKQLSQLGQK, from the exons ATGGCAGCGTCCGTCAGAGAAAAACAGGCAG CTGCTTTGAAGCGGATGCTAAATTTCAATGTCCCTCCAGTGAAAAACAGCGCATCGGAGCCAGTATGGAAG GTGCTAATTTATGACAGATTTGGTCAGGATATCATCTCGCCACTGCTTGCAGTGAAAGAGTTAAGAGACATGGGGATCACACTGCACCT cTTATTGCACTCTGATAGAGACCCCATCCCAGATGTTCCAGCCATTTATTTTGTTATGCCAACTGAAGAAAATATTGACAGGATATGTCag gaCCTTCGGAATCAGCTTTATGAATCTTACTACTTGAACTTTATATCTGCCATTTCAAGAAGTAAATTGGAAGATATTGCAAGTGCGGCCTTGGGAGCTAATGCAGTAAACCAGGTTACAAAG GTTTTTGATCAGTATCTGAACTTTATTACACTGGAAGATGACATGTTTGTACTCTGTAATCAAAACAAAGAGCTCGTCTCATACCATG CCATCAACAGATCGGATATCATGGACACAGATATGGAGATCATCATGGACACAATAGTTGACAGTCTCTTCTGCTTCTTTGTTACACTAG gtGCTGTTCCCATAATAAGATGTCCAAGGGGGAATGCAGCTGAAATGGTAGCAGTG AAACTGGATAAGAAGCTCCGTGAAAACCTAAGAGATGCGAGAAACAGCCTTTTTACTGGGGACACCATCGGGGCTGGACAATTCAG CTTCCAAAGACCTTTGTTAGTTCTTGTGGACAGAAACCTAGATTTGGCCACCCCACTGCACCATACATGGACGTATCAGGCATTGGTACATGATGTTTTG GATTTCCATTTGAACAGAGTAGACATGGAAGTGTCCACTGGTCATGAAAACTCACCAGCTGGTGCAAGAccaaagaaaaagaacaaaaaaagctATGACTTGACAGCTGCTGATAAGTTTTGGCAAAAACATAAGGGCAG CCCTTTCCCGGAAGTAGCAGAGTCTGTACAGCAGGAACTGGATACATACAGGGCCCAAGAAGATGAGGTTAAACATCTTAAAAGCATCATG GGGCTAGAAGGAGAGGATGAAGGTGCAATCAGTATGTTATCTGATAACACAGCAAAGCTTACCTCTGCAGTAAG ctcCCTTCCAGAGTTGCTTGAGAAAAAGAGACTTATTGACCTTCATACAAATGTTGCAACAGCTGTGTTAGAACACATTAAG ACCCGCAAACTTGATGTTTACTTTGAGTGTGAAGAAAAACTGATGAGCAAATCTACACTGGACAAATCTTTGCTGGACATGATCAGTGATCCAGATG CGGGCACTCCTGAGGATAAGATGAGACTGTTTCTGATCTATTACATCAGTTCACTACAGCCACCCTCGGAG tttgaccTGGAACAGTACAAAAAAGCATTAACTGATGCTGGATGTAACCTTTCTCCTTTAAACTACATCAAGCAGTGGAG AGCTTTTGCCAAAATGGCTGCAGGGCCAACTAACTACGGCAACAGTGGAACTAAAACAATGGG GCTGTTTTCAAGGGTAATGAATTCAGGGTCCCAGTTTGTGATGGAAGGAGTGAAGAATCTAGTATTGAAGCAACAA AATTTGCCAGTGACTCGCACCCTGGACAGCCTCATGGACATGAAATCCAACCCT GAAACGGATGACTACAGATATTTTGATCCCAAAATGCTTCGTGGCAGTGAAAG TTCTGTCCCAAGAAACAAGAATCCATTCCAAGAG gcaattGTATTTGTGGTTGGTGGAGGAAATTACATTGAATATCAGAATCTTGTTGATTATACTAAG GCAAAACCCGGAAAACATGTGCTATATGGATGCAGTGAACTCTTCAATGCGTCCCAGTTTCTaaaacag TTATCACAGCTTGGGCAGAAATAG
- the LOC117422480 gene encoding sec1 family domain-containing protein 1 isoform X2, with product MLNFNVPPVKNSASEPVWKVLIYDRFGQDIISPLLAVKELRDMGITLHLLLHSDRDPIPDVPAIYFVMPTEENIDRICQDLRNQLYESYYLNFISAISRSKLEDIASAALGANAVNQVTKVFDQYLNFITLEDDMFVLCNQNKELVSYHAINRSDIMDTDMEIIMDTIVDSLFCFFVTLGAVPIIRCPRGNAAEMVAVKLDKKLRENLRDARNSLFTGDTIGAGQFSFQRPLLVLVDRNLDLATPLHHTWTYQALVHDVLDFHLNRVDMEVSTGHENSPAGARPKKKNKKSYDLTAADKFWQKHKGSPFPEVAESVQQELDTYRAQEDEVKHLKSIMGLEGEDEGAISMLSDNTAKLTSAVSSLPELLEKKRLIDLHTNVATAVLEHIKTRKLDVYFECEEKLMSKSTLDKSLLDMISDPDAGTPEDKMRLFLIYYISSLQPPSEFDLEQYKKALTDAGCNLSPLNYIKQWRAFAKMAAGPTNYGNSGTKTMGLFSRVMNSGSQFVMEGVKNLVLKQQNLPVTRTLDSLMDMKSNPETDDYRYFDPKMLRGSESSVPRNKNPFQEAIVFVVGGGNYIEYQNLVDYTKAKPGKHVLYGCSELFNASQFLKQLSQLGQK from the exons ATGCTAAATTTCAATGTCCCTCCAGTGAAAAACAGCGCATCGGAGCCAGTATGGAAG GTGCTAATTTATGACAGATTTGGTCAGGATATCATCTCGCCACTGCTTGCAGTGAAAGAGTTAAGAGACATGGGGATCACACTGCACCT cTTATTGCACTCTGATAGAGACCCCATCCCAGATGTTCCAGCCATTTATTTTGTTATGCCAACTGAAGAAAATATTGACAGGATATGTCag gaCCTTCGGAATCAGCTTTATGAATCTTACTACTTGAACTTTATATCTGCCATTTCAAGAAGTAAATTGGAAGATATTGCAAGTGCGGCCTTGGGAGCTAATGCAGTAAACCAGGTTACAAAG GTTTTTGATCAGTATCTGAACTTTATTACACTGGAAGATGACATGTTTGTACTCTGTAATCAAAACAAAGAGCTCGTCTCATACCATG CCATCAACAGATCGGATATCATGGACACAGATATGGAGATCATCATGGACACAATAGTTGACAGTCTCTTCTGCTTCTTTGTTACACTAG gtGCTGTTCCCATAATAAGATGTCCAAGGGGGAATGCAGCTGAAATGGTAGCAGTG AAACTGGATAAGAAGCTCCGTGAAAACCTAAGAGATGCGAGAAACAGCCTTTTTACTGGGGACACCATCGGGGCTGGACAATTCAG CTTCCAAAGACCTTTGTTAGTTCTTGTGGACAGAAACCTAGATTTGGCCACCCCACTGCACCATACATGGACGTATCAGGCATTGGTACATGATGTTTTG GATTTCCATTTGAACAGAGTAGACATGGAAGTGTCCACTGGTCATGAAAACTCACCAGCTGGTGCAAGAccaaagaaaaagaacaaaaaaagctATGACTTGACAGCTGCTGATAAGTTTTGGCAAAAACATAAGGGCAG CCCTTTCCCGGAAGTAGCAGAGTCTGTACAGCAGGAACTGGATACATACAGGGCCCAAGAAGATGAGGTTAAACATCTTAAAAGCATCATG GGGCTAGAAGGAGAGGATGAAGGTGCAATCAGTATGTTATCTGATAACACAGCAAAGCTTACCTCTGCAGTAAG ctcCCTTCCAGAGTTGCTTGAGAAAAAGAGACTTATTGACCTTCATACAAATGTTGCAACAGCTGTGTTAGAACACATTAAG ACCCGCAAACTTGATGTTTACTTTGAGTGTGAAGAAAAACTGATGAGCAAATCTACACTGGACAAATCTTTGCTGGACATGATCAGTGATCCAGATG CGGGCACTCCTGAGGATAAGATGAGACTGTTTCTGATCTATTACATCAGTTCACTACAGCCACCCTCGGAG tttgaccTGGAACAGTACAAAAAAGCATTAACTGATGCTGGATGTAACCTTTCTCCTTTAAACTACATCAAGCAGTGGAG AGCTTTTGCCAAAATGGCTGCAGGGCCAACTAACTACGGCAACAGTGGAACTAAAACAATGGG GCTGTTTTCAAGGGTAATGAATTCAGGGTCCCAGTTTGTGATGGAAGGAGTGAAGAATCTAGTATTGAAGCAACAA AATTTGCCAGTGACTCGCACCCTGGACAGCCTCATGGACATGAAATCCAACCCT GAAACGGATGACTACAGATATTTTGATCCCAAAATGCTTCGTGGCAGTGAAAG TTCTGTCCCAAGAAACAAGAATCCATTCCAAGAG gcaattGTATTTGTGGTTGGTGGAGGAAATTACATTGAATATCAGAATCTTGTTGATTATACTAAG GCAAAACCCGGAAAACATGTGCTATATGGATGCAGTGAACTCTTCAATGCGTCCCAGTTTCTaaaacag TTATCACAGCTTGGGCAGAAATAG